The genomic DNA GGCACACCAGGCTTACCGCGCCGCCCACCAACAGGTAGTAGGCCGGTGCCAATGGCGTGCCCATTGCGGCAATCAGCCAGGTAGCGATCAGTGGCGAGAAGCCGCCGAAAAGTGTCACCCCCAGGCTGTAGCTGACCGAGGTGCCAAAGGCACGCTGCGCCTTGGGGAAGCCTTCCATGATCAACGCGAAGTACGCACCGGCGCCTATGCAAGTGGGCAGAATCAACGCCGCGACACACATCATTGCCAGGCCCATGTGCTCGACGTGCCCAAGCACGTAGAACACCGGCAGCGTCAACACCACGGGCGCGAGAATGGTCCAGACCAGCAGGCGTTTCCTGAGCTGGTACTTGTCGGCGAACTTGCCGGCCAGCGGGCATATGATCGCCATGCAGCCGCTGCTGATGCCGGCGATCGCCATGGCACTGCTTTGCGGGTAGTGCATGGCGGTGGTCAGGTAGGTGGGCATGTAAAACACGAACAGGTACATACCGATGGTGGAACTGGCCATCAGGCCGATGCCCAGGCCGATGCGTTTGAGCAACTCAGGGTCCAGCGGCTGCCTGCCCTCCTGTGCCGCTGCGGCCTCGTGGGTTTCTGGTAGACGGTTGCGGATGTACAAGCCTACCGGGCCGATCAACAGGCCGAAAATGAATGGAATGCGCCAGCCCCAGCTTTCGAGGCTGGCCGGGTCCAGCAACTGGCTCAGGCTGAACCCGAACCCCGCCCCGACCAGCGCGGCATAGCCCTGACTGGCAGCCTGCCAGCTCACACTCTGGCATCGCTTGGAGGCAGTACTGGACTCCATCAGATAAACAGATGCGGTACCGACCTCGCCACCTGCCGACACCCCCTGAATCAGCCGACCGGCGACCAGCATGAACGTTGCAAAGATACCGATCTGCGAATACGTAGGCGCGAAGGCGATCAAGGCAGTGCCCAATGTCATCAGGCCGATCGTCAGGCTCAAGGCGGCTTTGCGGCCATGCCTGTCGGCGTATCGGCCAATGATGATGCCCCCGACAGGCCGCATCAAAAAGCCCACACCAAAAGTTGCAAGCGACATCAGGAGCGAGGCCAGTGCCGACTCTGAAGGGAAGAAGTGCCGGCCGATCAGCACTGCGAAGAAGCTGTAGATGGTGAAGTCGTACATCTCCAGGGCGTTGCCCAGTGAGCACGCTATCAGGGTTCTGCGTGAGGACGATGCCTGCGCGTGATGCTTTGAGCCGGCCTCCAGGATCGTAGGTGCAGGTAGCGGTCTATTCATTGTTATCTCCGATGGCGAATCACGGCATGCAGTGACTATCAGCCAATCGCGCAGCCAACACACTTGCAGTTTTGGCAATGAACTAACCAATGGTTAATTGACCGGGTGCTGGTGTGGCCGCTTTGCCTTGGGATGGCGCACAGATGCCCTGGCATCGTCCTTGTGCCCCGATAAGGGTCATCGAAGTTGGCCACTCAGGGGGATGGAAACAAACATTGGTCACTGCCATGCAGCAGCTTTGCGGCCACCTTTTCCCGGCCCAGCGAGATCCCGCCCACCTTATTAACCAAAAGACATTCGTTGGCCAAACAAGCAATCACGCTGCAACCTCCTGTTCATCGAATCTAGCGCGACCGCATCCCGTGCCTGGAGTCGTGAATGAATACTTGCATCACTCGCACTGTGTCGTTGCTGTTGATGAGCCTAGGGATTTGTCCTGCCATGCAGGCACAGGCCGAGGGCTTCCCTACCCTCAACCGGCTAGCTTCCGGGTTCGGTTACTACGGGGTGGATCAGGGGTTCGATGACAAGCTGAAGATCTACGGGACCGTGGATGCATTCGCCAGCTACCACGACTCTCAGCACCACTCAGGTTTTCAAATGGCGGGCGGCGGCGCCTGGACCAACAAACTCGGGTTGTATGCC from Pseudomonas putida includes the following:
- a CDS encoding MFS transporter, with the translated sequence MNRPLPAPTILEAGSKHHAQASSSRRTLIACSLGNALEMYDFTIYSFFAVLIGRHFFPSESALASLLMSLATFGVGFLMRPVGGIIIGRYADRHGRKAALSLTIGLMTLGTALIAFAPTYSQIGIFATFMLVAGRLIQGVSAGGEVGTASVYLMESSTASKRCQSVSWQAASQGYAALVGAGFGFSLSQLLDPASLESWGWRIPFIFGLLIGPVGLYIRNRLPETHEAAAAQEGRQPLDPELLKRIGLGIGLMASSTIGMYLFVFYMPTYLTTAMHYPQSSAMAIAGISSGCMAIICPLAGKFADKYQLRKRLLVWTILAPVVLTLPVFYVLGHVEHMGLAMMCVAALILPTCIGAGAYFALIMEGFPKAQRAFGTSVSYSLGVTLFGGFSPLIATWLIAAMGTPLAPAYYLLVGGAVSLVCLKYFPENKGCE